One genomic window of Lytechinus variegatus isolate NC3 chromosome 1, Lvar_3.0, whole genome shotgun sequence includes the following:
- the LOC121417793 gene encoding probable DNA primase large subunit, with product MAYYIKPPDGFGTLEKLRVYALRRMNFLVEVVNCAEATDFQQLLEKGATAVDSDCLIEGSKKDRISHFLLRLICSPDAELSTFLLKAETELFCHRFSCMISDELVKFLKATYRFLCRLQRHHELSSAKPAQSAFPQQTLSSISRSHEAFSIAVGNLLHVLDAVLEAAGSWKQAVKLYMDYSSSVFAVPFQHALCLVASRQVILHRGAAFVPFWSLHVVLAAMFEDILREGIRVARHVPSRFLDDYRMRKISTEVHASYLKSQSGLRSYNISAPGDSNIIHECDIDHLHQLFPPCMSHLHRTLRKKHRLRHFSRIQYTLFLKSIGLPVDDAIHFWKREYCKPASCHENQGGGCQHSWVKDERRYTYGIRHLYGLEGSKTNYRAHSCKAIQMMQLGYGEEGGCPFKHFDDPSLQGLMDIEEIVGPRRGDIALERQKERYNTACGKWLLAKQSLIRERCDRKSSHQSERVSSSHPRDCGIQSTEAKLARGISRDELVKHRRPGFVSSKRVFFKKTPAMSIQSDDALVKESDQGSAEMMAFDEQLMQRGSHCTKESSLDLYSHRTSLNTDPTSPCNSPNNACQMMNEDVAMKENEMHIPCEDNSEATTPLQCKSSTVKGRASNCSCPESFSKCHPCTSNCQIKDNALKPGSEVTPEYPLKSPQMTSTVSVTETNVTMDRTCTTDQVDRKRKHECLHEADSVPSPSFDRNVLDSHLNVQSREEKVLPSKVNLENDLNNFDVKLEEIKIHRPSDFYYGMGRMVGHFNQTS from the exons ATGGCATATTACATCAAGCCACCGGATGGATTTGGAACCCTTGAGAAGTTGAGGGTCTATGCCCTGAGGCGGATGAACTTTCTGGTTGAAGTCGTGAATTGTGCCGAAGCAACAGATTTCCAGCAGCTCTTGGAGAAGGGCGCGACTGCTGTGGACTCTGATTGCCTCATAGAGGGTTCTAAGAAAGACAGGATTTCACACTTTTTATTACG ACTCATATGCAGTCCTGATGCAGAGCTGTCCACTTTCTTGTTGAAAGCTGAGACAGAACTCTTCTGCCACAGGTTCTCTTGTATGATCTCAGACGAACTTGTGAAATTCTTGAAAGCCACCTATCGCTTCCTCTGCAGGCTTCAAAGACATCATGAACTAAGCTCTGCCAAACCCGCCCAATCAGCTTTCCCACAACAGACCCTTTCATCTATATCAAGATCCCATGAGGCGTTCTCAATCGCTGTCGGTAATCTCCTGCATGTCTTGGACGCAGTTCTTGAGGCTGCCGGATCCTGGAAACAGGCGGTGAAACTTTACATGGACTATTCATCCAGTGTATTCGCTGTTCCTTTTCAACATGCCCTGTGTTTGGTGGCCTCTCGTCAGGTGATCCTGCACAGGGGTGCTGCCTTTGTGCCATTCTGGAGTCTCCATGTTGTGCTGGCAGCCATGTTTGAGGATATTCTGCGTGAGGGAATCAGGGTCGCACGTCATGTTCCCAGTCGTTTCCTGGATGATTACAGGATGAGGAAGATATCAACAGAGGTCCATGCATCTTATCTTAAATCTCAATCAGGACTCAGAAGCTATAACATCTCTGCTCCAG GAGATAGCAACATTATCCATGAGTGTGATATAGACCATCTTCATCAACTTTTCCCTCCGTGTATGAGCCATCTTCATCGGACGCTGAGGAAGAAGCACCGTCTACGCCATTTTTCAAGA ATCCAATATACACTCTTCTTAAAGAGCATTGGTCTCCCTGTTGATGATGCCATCCACTTCTGGAAGAGGGAATACTGTAAGCCAGCGTCTTGCCACGAGAACCAAGGGGGAGGATGCCAGCACTCGTGGGTCAAGGATGAAAGACGATACACCTATGGCATCAGACATCTGTATGGGTTGGAAGGCTCAAAGACTAATTACAGAGCTCACAGCTGCAAGGCAATTCAG ATGATGCAGCTTGGGTATGGTGAGGAAGGGGGATGCCCTTTCAAACACTTTGATGATCCGAGTCTCCAGGGACTGATGGACATTGAGGAGATAGTAGGACCACGGAGAGGAGACATCGCCTTGGAGAGACAGAAGGAGAGATACAACACAGCTTGTGGGAAGTGGCTGCTTGCCAAGCAGTCATTGATCAGGGAGCGATGTGACAGGAAGTCATCTCATCAATCAGAAAGGGTCTCAAGCTCTCATCCAAGGGATTGTGGGATACAAAGTACGGAGGCCAAACTAGCAAGAGGCATCTCCAGAGATGAACTAGTCAAGCACAGAAGGCCGGGCTTTGTGAGTTCAAAGCGGGTGTTCTTTAAAAAGACTCCAGCAATGTCGATTCAGTCAGATGATGCTTTGGTAAAGGAGAGTGATCAAGGCAGTGCCGAGATGATGGCTTTTGATGAACAACTCATGCAACGTGGAAGTCATTGCACGAAAGAGTCGTCTCTTGATTTATATAGCCACCGGACATCTTTGAATACGGACCCTACATCACCTTGCAATAGCCCAAATAATGCTTGCCAAATGATGAATGAAGATGTAGctatgaaagaaaatgagatgCACATTCCTTGTGAGGACAACTCTGAAGCAACTACTCCATTGCAGTGCAAATCATCAACTGTCAAAGGCAGAGCATCGAATTGTAGTTGTCCTGAATCATTTTCAAAGTGTCATCCTTGTACATCAAACTGTCAGATAAAGGATAATGCTTTGAAACCGGGAAGTGAAGTGACACCTGAATATCCCCTCAAATCACCCCAAATGACATCGACTGTGAGTGTGACAGAAACTAATGTGACCATGGACAGAACTTGCACCACCGATCAAGTTGATAGGAAAAGGAAACATGAATGCTTGCATGAAGCTGATTCAGTTCCATCTCCCTCGTTTGATAGAAATGTTTTAGATAGTCATTTGAATGTCCAATCAAGAGAAGAGAAAGTCTTGCCAAGTAAGGTTAATCTCGAAaacgatttgaataattttgacgtaaaattggaagaaatcaaAATTCACAGACCTTCTGATTTTTACTATGGTATGGGAAGAATGGTTGGTCATTTTAACCAGACAAGCTAG